One genomic window of Polyangium aurulentum includes the following:
- a CDS encoding FAD-binding oxidoreductase, with protein METKERSFWAWGWADRFPDEAARSALAAQVGMLLGGAPLEPLPLPSIESARLPAPRVAPPADLAAIASTDPRDRMLHTYGRGYRDLVRGFRGDYSPAPDWVARPASEDDVARVLAHGAAERIAVIPYGGGTSVVGGVEGAVGEGYRGVVSLDLGRLDRVLEVDNRSRAARIEGGARGPAIEEALAPHGLTLRHFPQSFEFSTLGGWIATRAGGHFATLYTHIDDLVEAVRMVTPAGVLATRRLPASGAGPSPERLVLGSEGILGVITEAWVRLQARPVWRASASVVFPSFSSGVRAAQALSQSGLHPSNCRLLDKLDAMIGGVFIDGDAVLLLAFESADHPLGAWMDRALAICAAEGGACPEGPVLREERGEGAKAQATYKQSFFRAPYLQSALVSLGVIADTFETACTWDRFEVLDAAVREAVLGALGRVAGGGVLARRFTHVYPDGPAPYYTFVAVGRRGDEIEQWSAVKDAASRALLEAGGTITHHHAVGRLHRPYWQSERAEPFAEALRAVKDALDPAGIMNPGVLLDPRR; from the coding sequence ATGGAGACGAAAGAGCGCAGCTTCTGGGCCTGGGGCTGGGCCGATCGCTTCCCCGATGAAGCGGCGCGATCCGCGCTCGCCGCGCAGGTGGGCATGCTGCTCGGCGGCGCCCCCCTCGAGCCTCTGCCCCTGCCGTCGATCGAATCCGCCCGCCTGCCCGCGCCCCGCGTCGCGCCGCCCGCGGACCTCGCGGCGATCGCGTCGACCGATCCTCGCGATCGAATGCTCCACACCTACGGGCGCGGCTATCGCGACCTCGTCCGCGGCTTTCGCGGCGATTATTCGCCCGCGCCCGACTGGGTCGCCCGCCCGGCCTCCGAGGACGACGTCGCCCGCGTCCTCGCGCATGGCGCCGCCGAGCGGATCGCCGTCATTCCCTATGGCGGCGGCACGAGCGTCGTCGGAGGCGTGGAGGGCGCGGTCGGGGAGGGGTATCGCGGCGTCGTCTCGCTCGATCTGGGCCGGCTCGATCGGGTGCTCGAGGTGGACAACCGGTCGCGCGCGGCGCGCATCGAGGGCGGCGCGCGCGGCCCGGCCATCGAGGAGGCGCTCGCGCCCCACGGCCTCACGCTCCGCCATTTCCCGCAGAGCTTCGAGTTCTCCACGCTCGGCGGCTGGATCGCCACGCGCGCGGGCGGCCATTTCGCGACGCTCTACACGCACATCGACGATCTCGTCGAGGCGGTGCGCATGGTGACGCCGGCGGGCGTGCTCGCGACGCGGCGGCTGCCCGCCTCGGGCGCGGGGCCGAGCCCCGAGAGGCTCGTCCTCGGCTCGGAGGGGATCCTGGGCGTCATCACCGAGGCCTGGGTGCGGCTGCAGGCGCGCCCCGTCTGGCGCGCCTCGGCCAGCGTCGTCTTCCCGAGCTTCTCGAGCGGCGTGCGCGCGGCGCAGGCCCTGTCGCAATCTGGCCTCCACCCCTCCAATTGCAGGCTGCTCGACAAGCTCGACGCGATGATCGGCGGCGTCTTCATCGACGGCGACGCCGTCCTGCTGCTCGCCTTCGAGTCGGCCGATCACCCGCTCGGCGCGTGGATGGACCGGGCGCTCGCGATCTGCGCGGCCGAGGGCGGCGCGTGCCCCGAGGGGCCCGTCCTGCGCGAGGAGCGGGGCGAGGGCGCGAAGGCCCAGGCCACGTACAAGCAATCGTTTTTCCGGGCTCCCTACCTGCAAAGCGCGCTCGTGAGCCTCGGCGTCATCGCCGACACGTTCGAGACCGCGTGCACGTGGGATCGATTCGAGGTGCTCGACGCCGCGGTGCGCGAGGCGGTGCTCGGCGCGCTCGGGCGCGTGGCGGGAGGCGGCGTGCTCGCGCGCAGATTCACGCACGTCTATCCCGACGGCCCGGCGCCCTATTACACGTTCGTCGCGGTCGGGCGTCGGGGCGACGAGATCGAGCAATGGAGCGCCGTCAAGGATGCGGCGAGCCGCGCGCTCCTCGAAGCGGGCGGCACGATCACCCATCACCACGCCGTCGGTCGGCTGCACCGGCCGTACTGGCAGAGCGAGCGGGCCGAGCCATTCGCCGAGGCGCTCCGGGCGGTCAAGGACGCCCTCGATCCGGCCGGGATCATGAATCCTGGCGTGCTCCTCGATCCGCGACGCTGA
- a CDS encoding GFA family protein — MTVRGSCHCGRVAYRLEDAPTEAMECNCSICRRKGYQLAFSSPDKFTLETSRDDIAVYTFGSHTIRHQFCKTCGCAPFGEGTTPDGRAMVAINLRCAEGVDMSGVKIQQFDGANMA; from the coding sequence ATGACCGTTCGCGGAAGCTGTCATTGTGGGCGCGTTGCGTACAGGCTCGAGGACGCGCCCACCGAAGCGATGGAGTGCAACTGCTCGATCTGCCGGCGGAAGGGCTATCAGCTCGCGTTCTCCAGCCCGGACAAGTTCACGCTCGAGACGTCGCGCGACGACATCGCCGTGTACACGTTCGGCAGCCACACGATCCGCCATCAATTCTGCAAGACCTGCGGCTGCGCGCCGTTTGGCGAGGGCACGACCCCTGACGGGCGCGCGATGGTCGCCATCAACCTGCGCTGCGCCGAGGGGGTCGACATGTCGGGCGTGAAGATCCAGCAGTTCGACGGCGCCAACATGGCCTGA
- a CDS encoding AI-2E family transporter: MLSSVPRRSPDLLLRLAALVIIGAALRSAANVFIPILMALLLAVVSAPPLAWLEKRRVPMPVAATLVLLANVGIVGAGAMLVASSATELGSAVPRYQARLNEIITSSIAWLEARHVHLPSGAGTHLVSPGTVIELGAGMVRDLAGLLSDTVVVLLILGFILFEASALERKLQKVAGDLGGMPGRVAHIVTEVQKYLFLKTVISLAMGIVLGVFVALLGVDFALLWGLFSFLLNFIPNVGAFIAGLPPVMLALIQYGPGRALAVMIGFVAVHMVLGNIVEPALMGRRLGLSALVVFLSLLFWGWLWGPAGMFLSVPLTMVARILLEGSDRTRWIAQLLDSNPPAEVPAAAAVEEAPSAGGAPGGA, encoded by the coding sequence TTGCTGTCCTCCGTTCCTCGACGCAGTCCCGACCTGCTCCTTCGGCTTGCCGCGCTGGTGATCATCGGCGCCGCCCTGCGGTCGGCGGCCAACGTGTTCATCCCGATTCTGATGGCGCTCCTGCTCGCGGTGGTGAGCGCTCCGCCGCTCGCGTGGCTCGAGAAGCGGCGCGTGCCCATGCCCGTCGCCGCCACGCTCGTCCTGCTCGCGAACGTCGGCATCGTCGGCGCGGGCGCGATGCTCGTCGCCAGCTCCGCCACCGAGCTCGGCAGCGCCGTCCCGCGCTACCAGGCGCGGCTCAACGAGATCATCACCAGCTCGATCGCGTGGCTCGAGGCGCGGCACGTGCACTTGCCCTCGGGCGCGGGGACGCACCTCGTCTCGCCGGGCACGGTGATCGAGCTCGGCGCGGGCATGGTGCGCGATCTGGCCGGGCTGCTCTCGGACACCGTGGTCGTGCTCTTGATCCTGGGCTTCATCCTCTTCGAGGCGTCGGCGCTCGAACGCAAGCTGCAGAAGGTGGCGGGCGATCTCGGGGGAATGCCGGGGCGCGTCGCGCACATCGTGACCGAGGTGCAGAAGTACCTGTTCCTCAAGACGGTCATCAGCCTGGCGATGGGCATCGTGCTCGGCGTGTTCGTCGCGCTGCTCGGCGTCGACTTCGCGCTGCTCTGGGGCCTGTTCTCGTTCCTGCTCAACTTCATCCCCAACGTGGGCGCGTTCATCGCGGGTCTGCCGCCGGTCATGCTGGCGCTCATCCAGTACGGCCCGGGGCGCGCGCTGGCGGTGATGATCGGGTTCGTCGCGGTGCACATGGTGCTCGGCAACATCGTGGAGCCGGCGCTGATGGGGCGGCGCCTCGGTTTGTCGGCGCTGGTCGTGTTCCTGTCGCTGCTCTTCTGGGGCTGGCTGTGGGGGCCTGCGGGGATGTTCCTGTCGGTGCCGCTGACCATGGTGGCGAGGATCCTGCTCGAGGGGAGCGACAGGACGCGGTGGATCGCGCAGCTGCTCGACTCGAACCCGCCGGCGGAGGTGCCTGCTGCGGCGGCGGTCGAAGAGGCGCCCTCGGCGGGCGGAGCGCCTGGCGGGGCGTAG
- a CDS encoding MopE-related protein: MGKRSRSLGMWFLAIGALLAGMAGCARAVGGGSGGGEGGEGGEGGEDEWGGPSGPTGPTGTGGMGGAGGAGGAGGAGGEGASGGAGGAGGAACVPMTEVCDGKDNDCNGSIDDNVAGLSTCTTGKPGVCADGAQYCQAGSIMCLASQMPSAEVCDSLDNDCDGSTDEDNPGGGGSCSTGLPGPCGTGMYYCSGGFLSCMETTSAQSEVCNDFIDNDCDGVIDDGCGSGNCSHDKCVTGGVLVSGCDPCVTQICASDSYCCTNNWDSICVGEVSSICGLTCP, encoded by the coding sequence ATGGGAAAGCGGAGCAGGTCCTTGGGAATGTGGTTCCTCGCGATCGGGGCGCTGCTCGCCGGCATGGCCGGCTGCGCCCGTGCCGTGGGCGGGGGCTCCGGAGGCGGCGAGGGCGGCGAGGGCGGCGAGGGCGGCGAGGACGAGTGGGGTGGGCCGTCGGGGCCCACCGGCCCGACGGGCACAGGCGGGATGGGCGGCGCGGGCGGCGCGGGCGGCGCGGGCGGCGCGGGCGGTGAGGGCGCGAGCGGCGGCGCAGGGGGCGCGGGCGGAGCCGCTTGCGTGCCCATGACCGAGGTGTGCGACGGCAAGGACAACGACTGCAACGGCTCGATCGACGACAACGTCGCGGGCCTCAGCACGTGCACCACGGGCAAGCCGGGCGTGTGCGCGGACGGCGCGCAGTACTGCCAGGCCGGCTCGATCATGTGCCTCGCGAGCCAGATGCCGAGCGCCGAGGTGTGCGACAGCCTCGACAACGACTGCGACGGCTCCACCGACGAGGACAATCCGGGGGGCGGCGGCTCCTGCAGCACGGGCCTGCCGGGCCCGTGCGGGACCGGCATGTACTACTGCTCGGGCGGGTTCCTCTCGTGCATGGAGACGACGTCGGCCCAGTCCGAGGTCTGCAACGATTTCATCGACAACGATTGCGACGGCGTCATCGACGACGGCTGCGGCAGCGGCAACTGCTCGCACGACAAGTGCGTGACCGGGGGCGTGCTCGTGAGCGGCTGCGACCCGTGCGTGACGCAGATCTGCGCCTCGGATTCGTACTGCTGCACCAATAACTGGGACAGCATTTGCGTGGGCGAGGTGAGCTCCATCTGCGGCCTCACCTGCCCCTGA